In Brachypodium distachyon strain Bd21 chromosome 2, Brachypodium_distachyon_v3.0, whole genome shotgun sequence, one genomic interval encodes:
- the LOC100839293 gene encoding hydroxymethylglutaryl-CoA lyase, mitochondrial isoform X1, whose amino-acid sequence MLRVWSRSASPCSPTSPHALSSAAAAATRSLLLRSRMQTPQAPPDGGHEPPCARFAETGDRAADALPPCSPSGDAREEYTCRRPAFQRQQVPNWGNSSVGGNRHVLYASYLSQNKQNYRCFSSSSDQEWIGIGSRERMPFSFQMIHNLPRFVKIVEVGPRDGLQNEKSTVPTHVKIKLIQRLATSGLSVVEATSFVSPKWVPQLADAKDVMEVVRNIAGVHFPVLTPNLKGFEAAAAAGAKEVAIFASASEAFSKSNINCSIKESLARYNDVACAAKKHEIPVRGYVSCVVGCPVEGSVPPSNVAYVAKELYDMGCYEVSLGDTIGVGTPGTVVPMLEAVMSVVPVEKLAVHFHDTYGQSLSNILISLQMGVNVVDSSVAGLGGCPYAKGASGNVATEDVVYMLHGLGIKTGVDLGKVMSAGEFICKHLGRQSGSKAAIALSNVTANASKL is encoded by the exons ATGCTGAGGGTCTGGTCGAGGTCCGCGTCGCCGTGCTCGCCCACTTCCCCGCACGCTTTGTCttccgcagcggcggcggcgacaaggTCCCTTCTGCTCAGGTCCAGGATGCAGACACCGCAGGCTCCTCCCGATGGAGGCCACGAGCCGCCCTGCGCCAGGTTCGCTGAGACGGGGGATCGAGCGGCCgatgcactgccgccgtgctctCCTTCAGGCGATGCTAG GGAAGAATACACCTGCAGAAGACCGGCATTTCAAAGACAGCAAGTACCTAATTGGGGCAACTCGTCTGTTGGAGGGAACCGCCATGTTCTTTATGCAAGTTATCTTTCCCAGAACAAACAGAACTACAGATGTTTTTCATCTTCTTCCGACCAAGAGTGGATAGGAATTGGAAGCAGG GAACGAATGCCGTTTTCTTTCCAGATGATTCATAATCTGCCAAGGTTTGTGAAAATTGTAGAAGTTGGGCCACGAGATGGACTGCAAAACGAAAAAAGCACAGTGCCAACACATGTAAAGATCAAGCTCATACAGAGATTGGCAACCTCTGGATTATCAGTTGTTGAGGCAACAAGTTTTGTCTCCCCAAAATGGGTACCGCAG CTAGCTGATGCGAAGGATGTTATGGAAGTGGTTCGGAATATTGCGGGTGTCCATTTTCCTGTATTGACTCCAAACCTTAAG GGATTTgaagcagctgctgcagcaggtGCAAAAGAGGTTGCAATATTTGCGTCAGCTTCTGAAGCATTTTCCAAGTCAAACATAAACTGTTCTATTAAAGAGAGCCTTGCCCGCTATAATGATGTTGCTTGTGCagcaaaaaaacatgaaattcCTGTACGAGG GTATGTTTCTTGTGTGGTTGGATGCCCGGTTGAAGGATCGGTACCACCTTCAAATGTAGCTTATGTAGCGAAAGAGCTTTATGACATGGGCTGCTATGAGGTTTCACTCGGTGATACAATTGGAGTTGGTACCCCAG GCACCGTTGTTCCTATGCTTGAGGCTGTTATGTCTGTTGTTCCTGTGGAAAAGCTTGCTGTCCATTTCCATGACACCTATGGCCAATCTCTTTCAAATATCCTCATCTCTCTCCAG ATGGGGGTCAATGTCGTGGACTCCTCCGTGGCAGGCCTCGGTGGTTGCCCATACGCGAAGGGTGCGTCAGGGAATGTGGCGACTGAGGACGTTGTGTATATGCTGCACGGATTGGGGATCAAGACGGGTGTAGATCTGGGCAAGGTAATGTCAGCTGGTGAGTTCATCTGCAAGCACCTGGGGCGTCAGTCTGGGTCCAAGGCAGCAATCGCCTTGAGCAACGTTACCGCGAACGCCTCAAAACTCTGA
- the LOC100839293 gene encoding hydroxymethylglutaryl-CoA lyase, mitochondrial isoform X2, producing MLRVWSRSASPCSPTSPHALSSAAAAATRSLLLRSRMQTPQAPPDGGHEPPCARFAETGDRAADALPPCSPSGDAREEYTCRRPAFQRQQVPNWGNSSVGGNRHVLYASYLSQNKQNYRCFSSSSDQEWIGIGSRMIHNLPRFVKIVEVGPRDGLQNEKSTVPTHVKIKLIQRLATSGLSVVEATSFVSPKWVPQLADAKDVMEVVRNIAGVHFPVLTPNLKGFEAAAAAGAKEVAIFASASEAFSKSNINCSIKESLARYNDVACAAKKHEIPVRGYVSCVVGCPVEGSVPPSNVAYVAKELYDMGCYEVSLGDTIGVGTPGTVVPMLEAVMSVVPVEKLAVHFHDTYGQSLSNILISLQMGVNVVDSSVAGLGGCPYAKGASGNVATEDVVYMLHGLGIKTGVDLGKVMSAGEFICKHLGRQSGSKAAIALSNVTANASKL from the exons ATGCTGAGGGTCTGGTCGAGGTCCGCGTCGCCGTGCTCGCCCACTTCCCCGCACGCTTTGTCttccgcagcggcggcggcgacaaggTCCCTTCTGCTCAGGTCCAGGATGCAGACACCGCAGGCTCCTCCCGATGGAGGCCACGAGCCGCCCTGCGCCAGGTTCGCTGAGACGGGGGATCGAGCGGCCgatgcactgccgccgtgctctCCTTCAGGCGATGCTAG GGAAGAATACACCTGCAGAAGACCGGCATTTCAAAGACAGCAAGTACCTAATTGGGGCAACTCGTCTGTTGGAGGGAACCGCCATGTTCTTTATGCAAGTTATCTTTCCCAGAACAAACAGAACTACAGATGTTTTTCATCTTCTTCCGACCAAGAGTGGATAGGAATTGGAAGCAGG ATGATTCATAATCTGCCAAGGTTTGTGAAAATTGTAGAAGTTGGGCCACGAGATGGACTGCAAAACGAAAAAAGCACAGTGCCAACACATGTAAAGATCAAGCTCATACAGAGATTGGCAACCTCTGGATTATCAGTTGTTGAGGCAACAAGTTTTGTCTCCCCAAAATGGGTACCGCAG CTAGCTGATGCGAAGGATGTTATGGAAGTGGTTCGGAATATTGCGGGTGTCCATTTTCCTGTATTGACTCCAAACCTTAAG GGATTTgaagcagctgctgcagcaggtGCAAAAGAGGTTGCAATATTTGCGTCAGCTTCTGAAGCATTTTCCAAGTCAAACATAAACTGTTCTATTAAAGAGAGCCTTGCCCGCTATAATGATGTTGCTTGTGCagcaaaaaaacatgaaattcCTGTACGAGG GTATGTTTCTTGTGTGGTTGGATGCCCGGTTGAAGGATCGGTACCACCTTCAAATGTAGCTTATGTAGCGAAAGAGCTTTATGACATGGGCTGCTATGAGGTTTCACTCGGTGATACAATTGGAGTTGGTACCCCAG GCACCGTTGTTCCTATGCTTGAGGCTGTTATGTCTGTTGTTCCTGTGGAAAAGCTTGCTGTCCATTTCCATGACACCTATGGCCAATCTCTTTCAAATATCCTCATCTCTCTCCAG ATGGGGGTCAATGTCGTGGACTCCTCCGTGGCAGGCCTCGGTGGTTGCCCATACGCGAAGGGTGCGTCAGGGAATGTGGCGACTGAGGACGTTGTGTATATGCTGCACGGATTGGGGATCAAGACGGGTGTAGATCTGGGCAAGGTAATGTCAGCTGGTGAGTTCATCTGCAAGCACCTGGGGCGTCAGTCTGGGTCCAAGGCAGCAATCGCCTTGAGCAACGTTACCGCGAACGCCTCAAAACTCTGA
- the LOC100839293 gene encoding hydroxymethylglutaryl-CoA lyase, mitochondrial isoform X3 — translation MEATSRPAPGSLRRGIERPMHCRRALLQAMLEYTCRRPAFQRQQVPNWGNSSVGGNRHVLYASYLSQNKQNYRCFSSSSDQEWIGIGSRERMPFSFQMIHNLPRFVKIVEVGPRDGLQNEKSTVPTHVKIKLIQRLATSGLSVVEATSFVSPKWVPQLADAKDVMEVVRNIAGVHFPVLTPNLKGFEAAAAAGAKEVAIFASASEAFSKSNINCSIKESLARYNDVACAAKKHEIPVRGYVSCVVGCPVEGSVPPSNVAYVAKELYDMGCYEVSLGDTIGVGTPGTVVPMLEAVMSVVPVEKLAVHFHDTYGQSLSNILISLQMGVNVVDSSVAGLGGCPYAKGASGNVATEDVVYMLHGLGIKTGVDLGKVMSAGEFICKHLGRQSGSKAAIALSNVTANASKL, via the exons ATGGAGGCCACGAGCCGCCCTGCGCCAGGTTCGCTGAGACGGGGGATCGAGCGGCCgatgcactgccgccgtgctctCCTTCAGGCGATGCTAG AATACACCTGCAGAAGACCGGCATTTCAAAGACAGCAAGTACCTAATTGGGGCAACTCGTCTGTTGGAGGGAACCGCCATGTTCTTTATGCAAGTTATCTTTCCCAGAACAAACAGAACTACAGATGTTTTTCATCTTCTTCCGACCAAGAGTGGATAGGAATTGGAAGCAGG GAACGAATGCCGTTTTCTTTCCAGATGATTCATAATCTGCCAAGGTTTGTGAAAATTGTAGAAGTTGGGCCACGAGATGGACTGCAAAACGAAAAAAGCACAGTGCCAACACATGTAAAGATCAAGCTCATACAGAGATTGGCAACCTCTGGATTATCAGTTGTTGAGGCAACAAGTTTTGTCTCCCCAAAATGGGTACCGCAG CTAGCTGATGCGAAGGATGTTATGGAAGTGGTTCGGAATATTGCGGGTGTCCATTTTCCTGTATTGACTCCAAACCTTAAG GGATTTgaagcagctgctgcagcaggtGCAAAAGAGGTTGCAATATTTGCGTCAGCTTCTGAAGCATTTTCCAAGTCAAACATAAACTGTTCTATTAAAGAGAGCCTTGCCCGCTATAATGATGTTGCTTGTGCagcaaaaaaacatgaaattcCTGTACGAGG GTATGTTTCTTGTGTGGTTGGATGCCCGGTTGAAGGATCGGTACCACCTTCAAATGTAGCTTATGTAGCGAAAGAGCTTTATGACATGGGCTGCTATGAGGTTTCACTCGGTGATACAATTGGAGTTGGTACCCCAG GCACCGTTGTTCCTATGCTTGAGGCTGTTATGTCTGTTGTTCCTGTGGAAAAGCTTGCTGTCCATTTCCATGACACCTATGGCCAATCTCTTTCAAATATCCTCATCTCTCTCCAG ATGGGGGTCAATGTCGTGGACTCCTCCGTGGCAGGCCTCGGTGGTTGCCCATACGCGAAGGGTGCGTCAGGGAATGTGGCGACTGAGGACGTTGTGTATATGCTGCACGGATTGGGGATCAAGACGGGTGTAGATCTGGGCAAGGTAATGTCAGCTGGTGAGTTCATCTGCAAGCACCTGGGGCGTCAGTCTGGGTCCAAGGCAGCAATCGCCTTGAGCAACGTTACCGCGAACGCCTCAAAACTCTGA
- the LOC100837169 gene encoding ABC transporter G family member 32, with protein sequence MAMEIHKIASLRRRESWRRGDGVFSRSSSRFSHDEEDDEEALRWAALERLPTYDRVRRGILQMEETGQKVDVDVGKLGARESRALIDRLVRAADDDHEQFLLKLRDRMDRVGIDYPTIEVRFEKLQVEAEVLVGDRGLPTVLNSVTNTLEAIGNALHILPSRKQPMTILHGVNGIIKPRRMTLLLGPPGSGKTTLLLALAGKLDKELKVSGKVTYNGHATNEFVPERTAAYISQHDLHIGEMTVRETLAFSARCQGVGSRYEMLTELARREKSNNIKPDHDVDVYMKASATGGQECNVVTEYILKILGLDICADTVVGNDMLRGVSGGQRKRVTTGEMLVGPARALFMDEISTGLDSSTTYQIVNSLRQTIHVLGGTAVISLLQPAPETYNLFDDIILLSDGHIVYQGAREHVLEFFESMGFRCPVRKGVADFLQEVTSRKDQEQYWYRSDTPYRFVPVKQFADAFRSFHMGQSILNELSEPFDRTRSHPAALATSKFGVSRMELLKATIDRELLLMKRNSFVYMFRAANLTLMAFLVMTTFFRTEMRRDSTYGTIYMGALYFALDTIMFNGFSELGMTVTKLPVFFKQRDLLFFPAWAYTIPSWILQIPITFVEVGIYVFTTYYVIGFDPSVSRFIKQYLLLLALNQMSSSLFRFIAGLGRDMVVSSTFGPLALLAFATLGGFILARPDVKKWWIWGYWISPLSYAQNAISTNEFLGHSWNKILPGQNETMGISILKSRGIFTQANWYWIGFGAMIGYTLLFNLLYTLALSFLSPFGDSHSSVPEETLKEKHANLTGEILGNPKEKKSRKQGSSRTANGDQEISSVDSSSRRRGMVLPFAQLSLTFNAIKYSVDMPQAMTAQGVTEDRLLLLKEVSGSFRPGVLTALMGVSGAGKTTLMDVLAGRKTGGYIEGDITISGYPKKQETFARISGYCEQNDIHSPHVTVHESLMFSAWLRLPSEVNSEARKMFIEEVMELVELTSLRGALVGLPGVNGLSTEQRKRLTIAVELVANPSIIFMDEPTSGLDARAAAIVMRTVRNTVNTGRTVVCTIHQPSIDIFEAFDELFLMKRGGEEIYVGPLGHNSSALIEYFEGIDGVSKIKDGYNPATWMLEVTSGAQEEMLGVDFCEIYRRSDLYQRNKELIEELSTPPPNSNDLNFPTQYSRSFFTQCLACLWKQKLSYWRNPSYTAVRLLFTVIIALLFGTMFWDLGTKTRREQDLFNAVGSMYAAVLYLGIQNSGSVQPVVVVERTVFYRERAAGMYSAFPYAFGQVAIEFPYILVQTLVYGVLVYSMIGFEWTVAKFFWYMFFMYFTLLYFTFYGMMAVGLTPNESVAAIISSAIYNAWNLFSGYLIPRPKIPVWWRWYSWICPVAWTLYGLVASQFGDIQTKLDGKEQTVAQFITQFYGFERDLLWLVAVVHVAFTVGFAFLFSFAIMKFNFQRR encoded by the exons ATGGCGATGGAGATCCACAAGATCGCgagcctgcggcggcgggagagcTGGCGGCGGGGCGACGGCGTGTTCTCGCGGTCGTCGTCGCGCTTCTCccacgacgaggaggacgacgaggaggcgctgcggtgggcggcgctggagcggcTGCCGACGTACGACCGGGTGCGGCGGGGCATCCTGCAGATGGAGGAGACGGGGCAGAAGGTGGACGTGGACGTCGGGAAGCTCGGCGCCCGCGAGAGCCGCGCGCTCATCGACCgcctcgtccgcgccgccgacgacgaccacGAGCAGTTCCTCCTCAAGCTCAGGGACCGGATGGACAGGGTCGGCATCGACTACCCCACCATCGAGGTGCGCTTCGAGAAGCTgcaggtggaggcggaggttCTCGTCGGCGACCGTGGCTTGCCCACGGTCCTCAACTCCGTCACCAACACCTTGGAG GCTATTGGGAATGCGCTGCACATCCTCCCTAGTAGGAAACAGCCGATGACCATCCTCCATGGCGTCAACGGAATCATTAAACCTCGGAG GATGACTTTACTTTTGGGGCCTCCTGGGTCAGGAAAGACTACATTGCTTCTGGCATTGGCCGGGAAGCTTGACAAGGAGCTCAAG GTTTCAGGGAAGGTTACCTACAATGGGCATGCAACAAATGAGTTTGTCCCAGAAAGGACAGCCGCTTACATTAGCCAGCATGATCTCCACATTGGGGAGATGACTGTGAGGGAGACCTTGGCCTTCTCAGCACGGTGCCAAGGTGTTGGATCAAGATATG AAATGCTGACCGAGTTGGCAAGAAGGGAAAAGTCAAACAACATCAAGCCAGATCATGATGTCGATGTCTATATGAAG GCCTCAGCTACGGGAGGGCAAGAGTGCAATGTTGTTACAGAGTACATATTGAAG ATTTTAGGATTGGATATTTGCGCTGACACGGTGGTTGGAAATGATATGTTAAGGGGTGTatctggtggacaacggaagCGTGTGACAACAG GTGAAATGCTTGTTGGTCCAGCAAGAGCTCTGTTCATGGATGAGATATCGACTGGACTGGACAGTTCAACCACATACCAGATTGTGAATTCCCTTAGGCAGACTATCCACGTCCTTGGTGGAACTGCTGTCATCTCCCTGCTCCAGCCCGCACCTGAAACATACAACTTATTTGATGACATTATACTCCTGTCAGATGGCCATATTGTGTACCAGGGCGCCCGTGAGCACGTGCTCGAGTTCTTTGAGTCGATGGGCTTCAGATGCCCCGTTAGAAAGGGTGTAGCTGACTTCTTGCAGGAA GTGACATCAAGGAAAGATCAGGAGCAGTATTGGTATAGGAGTGACACGCCGTATCGTTTTGTGCCCGTGAAGCAGTTTGCTGATGCATTTCGTTCCTTCCACATGGGACAGTCCATTCTGAATGAGCTCTCGGAGCCTTTTGACAGGACCAGGAGCCACCCTGCTGCTCTTGCTACCTCCAAGTTTGGTGTCAGCAGGATGGAGTTGCTCAAAGCCACTATTGATAGAGAGCTCCTACTTATGAAGAGGAACTCATTTGTGTATATGTTTAGAGCTGCTAAT CTAACTCTTATGGCGTTCCTCGTGATGACCACATTTTTCCGTACCGAAATGCGTCGTGATTCAACTTATGGAACAATCTACATGGGGGCATTGTACTTTGCCCTTGACACAATCATGTTTAATGGTTTCTCGGAGCTTGGCATGACTGTCACGAAACTTCCTGTTTTCTTCAAACAGAGGGATCTCCTTTTCTTCCCTGCGTGGGCCTACACCATACCATCATGGATTCTTCAAATTCCTATCACATTTGTTGAAGTGGGAATTTATGTTTTCACCACATACTATGTCATTGGATTTGATCCCAGTGTAAGCAG GTTTATTAAGCAGTATCTACTGCTCCTAGCACTCAATCAGATGTCGTCTTCGTTGTTTCGCTTCATTGCTGGACTGGGAAGAGACATGGTTGTGTCTAGTACTTTTGGGCCCTTAGCATTGTTGGCTTTTGCCACATTGGGTGGCTTTATTCTTGCAAGAC CCGATGTGAAGAAATGGTGGATTTGGGGTTACTGGATATCTCCATTATCATACGCACAGAATGCTATTTCGACAAACGAATTTCTGGGGCACAGCTGGAACAAA ATTCTTCCTGGACAAAATGAGACGATGGGAATTAGCATCCTGAAATCTCGTGGAATTTTTACCCAAGCTAATTGGTATTGGATTGGGTTTGGTGCCATGATCGGATACACACTCCTCTTTAACCTGCTATACACTCTAGCTCTTTCATTTTTGAGTC CATTTGGTGACTCTCACTCATCAGTGCCTGAAGAAACGCTGAAGGAAAAACATGCCAATTTAACTGGCGAAATTCTTGGGAATCCCAAGGAAAAGAAATCTAGGAAGCAGGGGTCGTCCCGCACTGCCAATGGAGACCAGGAGATCAGCAGTGTGGATTCTAGTTCAAGGAGGAGGGGCATGGTACTTCCATTTGCACAACTGTCACTAACCTTTAACGCCATAAAATACTCAGTGGACATGCCACAG GCAATGACAGCACAAGGAGTAACGGAAGATCGCTTGCTGCTTCTAAAGGAAGTTAGTGGTTCTTTCAGGCCAGGAGTACTTACTGCATTGATGGGTGTGAGTGGTGCCGGAAAGACTACTCTCATGGATGTATTAGCGGGAAGAAAAACGGGAGGATACATAGAGGGGGATATCACCATCTCTGGCTATCCAAAGAAGCAAGAAACTTTTGCACGTATATCAGGATACTGTGAGCAAAATGATATTCACTCTCCTCATGTAACAGTTCATGAGTCACTCATGTTTTCTGCATGGCTGCGGCTTCCTTCGGAGGTTAACTCAGAAGCAAGAAAG ATGTTTATTGAGGAGGTCATGGAGCTAGTAGAACTCACCTCATTGAGGGGCGCACTTGTTGGGCTTCCAGGAGTTAATGGCCTATCAACCGAGCAACGCAAGAGGCTGACAATTGCTGTGGAACTTGTTGCTAACCCATCCATCATTTTCATGGATGAGCCAACATCTGGTCTTGATGCCCGGGCAGCTGCAATTGTGATGAGGACAGTGAGGAATACTGTTAACACCGGCAGGACCGTTGTTTGCACCATTCACCAGCCAAGTATTGACATATTTGAAGCATTTGATGAG CTTTTCCTAatgaagagaggaggagaagagataTATGTCGGTCCACTAGGCCATAATTCCTCAGCATTGATTGAGTACTTCGAG GGAATTGATGGCGTTAGTAAGATAAAAGATGGATATAACCCAGCAACATGGATGTTGGAAGTGACCTCTGGTGCCCAGGAGGAGATGCTTGGCGTTGATTTCTGTGAAATCTACAGGAGATCAGATTTATATCA AAGGAACAAGGAGCTTATAGAGGAACTAAGCACGCCACCTCCTAATTCTAATGATCTCAACTTCCCTACACAGTACTCCAGATCATTCTTTACACAGTGCCTAGCTTGCTTATGGAAGCAGAAGTTATCATATTGGAGGAACCCATCCTACACCGCAGTGAGATTGCTCTTCACCGTCATCATTGCACTACTGTTTGGGACAATGTTTTGGGACCTCGGAACGAAGAC TAGAAGAGAACAAGATCTATTCAATGCAGTTGGATCAATGTATGCTGCAGTTCTTTACCTTGGAATCCAAAACTCTGGTTCGGTCCAACCAGTAGTGGTAGTGGAGCGAACAGTCTTTTACCGAGAAAGAGCAGCCGGCATGTATTCAGCTTTCCCCTATGCATTTGGACAg GTTGCAATTGAATTCCCATACATCCTGGTGCAGACTCTAGTATATGGCGTACTGGTCTATTCCATGATTGGATTTGAGTGGACTGTTGCCAAGTTCTTTTGGTACATGTTCTTCATGTACTTTACACTGCTATATTTCACCTTCTACGGTATGATGGCAGTAGGGCTGACACCAAACGAGAGTGTAGCAGCCATTATCTCATCTGCAATCTACAATGCATGGAACCTCTTCTCCGGATATCTTATTCCTCGACCT aaaatcCCTGTTTGGTGGAGATGGTACAGTTGGATTTGCCCGGTTGCGTGGACGCTATACGGATTGGTTGCCTCCCAATTTGGAGATATACAGACCAAACTCGACGGCAAAGAACAAACCGTGGCGCAGTTTATCACACAGTTCTACGGATTCGAGCGTGACCTGCTGTGGCTTGTTGCAGTGGTGCATGTAGCTTTCACTGTTGGTTTCGCTTTCCTCTTCAGTTTTGCTATCATGAAGTTCAACTTCCAGAGGAGATAA